In Nostoc sphaeroides, the genomic window GCCAACCTACCTTTGATACAACTATCAAGCGGCGTAAAACCCGTCCCGTAAAGGTGGGAAATGTCACCATTGGCGGTGGCTACCCCGTTGTAGTGCAGTCAATGATTAACGAAGACACCCTTGATATTGACGGTTCCGTGGCTGGTATTCGTCGTCTGCACGAAATAGGCTGCGAAATTGTCCGTGTCACAGTGCCGAGTATGGCTCATGCTAAAGCTTTAGCAGAAATTAAACAAAAATTAATAAAAACTTACCAAGACGTGCCCATTGTGGCTGATGTCCATCACAACGGACTAAAAATCGCCGTGGAAGTCTCCAAGCACATAGAAAAAGTGCGGATTAATCCGGGGTTATATGTCTTTGAAAAGCCCAACGTCAATCGAACTGAGTATACTAAAGCCGAATTTGACGAAATTGGCGATAAAATCCGCGAAACTTTAGAACCTCTGGTAGTTTCTTTGCGCGATCAAGGTAAATCGATGCGAATTGGGGTAAATCACGGTTCCCTCGCTGAGAGGATGCTATTTACCTACGGTGACACCCCAGAAGGCATGGTGGAATCTGCCATAGAATTCATTCGCATCTGTGAATCTTTGGATTTCCGCAACTTGGTAATTTCTATGAAAGCCTCACGAGTACCCGTGATGTTAGCCGCCTATCGCCTGATAGCCAAGCGTATGGATGAACTGGGTATGGATTATCCGCTACATTTAGGCGTTACAGAAGCTGGTGATGGCGAATATGGGCGAATTAAATCCACGGCTGGTATTGCTACCTTACTTGCTGACGGCATTGGCGATACAATTCGCGTCTCA contains:
- the ispG gene encoding (E)-4-hydroxy-3-methylbut-2-enyl-diphosphate synthase; translation: MQTLPIVDTSNTTSSQPTFDTTIKRRKTRPVKVGNVTIGGGYPVVVQSMINEDTLDIDGSVAGIRRLHEIGCEIVRVTVPSMAHAKALAEIKQKLIKTYQDVPIVADVHHNGLKIAVEVSKHIEKVRINPGLYVFEKPNVNRTEYTKAEFDEIGDKIRETLEPLVVSLRDQGKSMRIGVNHGSLAERMLFTYGDTPEGMVESAIEFIRICESLDFRNLVISMKASRVPVMLAAYRLIAKRMDELGMDYPLHLGVTEAGDGEYGRIKSTAGIATLLADGIGDTIRVSLTEAPEKEIPVCYSILQALGLRKTMVEYVACPSCGRTLFNLEEVLHKVREATKHLTGLDIAVMGCIVNGPGEMADADYGYVGKTPGYISLYRGREEIKKVPEDKGVEELINLIKGDERWVEP